Part of the Echeneis naucrates chromosome 18, fEcheNa1.1, whole genome shotgun sequence genome is shown below.
GGGATGTTGATCCCAGCCAAGCTGGTCACCCCGTCAATAGCCATGGGGGAAAacctgctgtgaaaacaaagaagcaacATGGTTCAAGGCAAATGCCAAAATGAGAGTAAAACTGGCCTTTTAAAACAGGAGATCATACAAGCAAGTCTGACAAGTTTCTATGGGGATCAACACTTGCCACACATTCAGTGTCTTCTAAATAATTAGATGAACAAGATATTCTTGGTCTAGTCTAAATTCTAGAAATCTGTTATGAAATCAgcctcaaataaataaaaagctgagcTGGAATTCAGACTGTGCAGCCAACCGTGCAGCTCACAGACAAATGAAATTATAGCATCTTTTCTGAGCTGACCATGTGCCTgcaaaggggaggggggggagtaAATTAATGAAAACCAAGCACTGGAAAATTTATGGTAAACGAGCACCACATTGAAAATGGAATTTGTACCAAGAGAGGCATAAAATAGCACGCAAAGTCCTTGCCTTTGGTAAACGTGGCTTTGCAGTTTGAGGAAACAAAATTCTAAGTGCATGGAAAGCCTATGAATTATTGCAGCAGGTGTCATGTAAGATTAGCTGCTCCAGTTGGCCTCTCAGGGAACATTCACCATGACAGGTGTGCTCCCAGCATCAAGGACCCGGAGAGAGATTTGGCAACCAAGACTTCAGCCAACGAGCAGGGCAGAAAAGAAATCACAACTCCATTGTCGCTGGTAACAGTCCTTTGAGCTTTCAGGGGACTGGACTTCAATCAAACCCAAGGAAAGCATTCTTATTAACCTGAACTTAGACAAAATGGTATCCTGTTGAATCCTGAAAGACATCTGATGCAACCAAGTTAAGGAGGACAGAACTGTCCATAATAGATCAAGGTAAAAAAAGTATGTAGCTCGAAGTATACAAGTATGCAATTTTATGCAACAGTAAGAGACTAAAATTCCTGCTTTGTTATGCAGTCAAGCAGCAACAGACAATGCTTTAATCTAGACATGTGACATGATGTTGAGATTAAAGCACTTCACAGCATCACTGTCACTAACCTGACCAGATTTACCTGCAACACTGTCAAAATTAAGGTTAAAGCACAATGACAGCACATGCTTGTGTTTAACTTGAGTAACTGGACAAATGTAGAGTTTGGCCTCTTCGATACAGAAATAATGTTGGCAGATATAATTACCTTCCGATCGCAATTTTGAAAATATAGGTTCAGACTCTCACATAGCACATGAATCAATCAATTTAATGAACAAGTGTGCAAAATGTGTCTAACCATTGATTGCAGTAAAATAGCTCAGTTAACACTGCCACCTTATATTTGGACAGCCATGGGTTTGACATTGCGCTTACAATGGACTGAATGGAGTTGACAAATCCAACTTGTGTATGTATTATGTTACCAGCTAACTTGTCTGACAAGCTTTTACTCTCAGTAAATGGGTGTGTCTAtgggaaaaatattttacatttgaaattgGTTTTGGCTCCAAGAATTTAGGTGTCTCGAGGCAAAAAGAAAGTGATTGTTTTAGGTCAGAGGAGCAGTTAGCAACACCCACCACTACTGTCCGTCTCCCCTTCCCTGCTCAAACAATACACGTCTTTGCTTCTATTTATTGAATATACactaaatatttacattatcaCTTATTGTTAAGACAAAGTAgcctgcttcacacacacacacacacacacacgtttgtaGAGCCTGCATACAAAAGCATCTTGCTGATCAACAACCTAATACTGAATCAGTTCTACCTTATGCAGTGTTCACTATCTATGCAGTATTGCCAAGAGGTGatgaagggggagaaaaaaaaaataaataagaaaaaatcataagaaaaaagaataaataaattatacatataCCATCAGCACTCAAGTCTGACTTGATCAATTACAGCagtctaaaatctaaaaatgaacCTACCTTTTGACTCCATAGGCCATGTTCAGAAGATTATccaacctaaaaaaataaatatctatattACTAATACATTCATTTCAATATATAGCTTGTTTATGAAGGTGATGAATTTTGACAGGGCAACAGAGATGAGTAACAGTTCTGATACTATCAAGCAAGTCTCAAGCATTATTGTCCTTATTAACTAGTTAACTGAACTTGTTTACGGTTAACCTATAAAATACATACCAGCTGTTAAGGTCACCaaaaatttttatatatatatatatatatatatatatatatatatatatatatatatatatatatatatatatatatatatatatatatatatatatatatatatatataaaaagtcaATTTCCACCACCAAGGTCAACTAGTGGACTGAGGAGCAAATTAATTCTTGGATTCATTCCCACATTTATCGTGAGTAACTAGGCTCACAAAACCCTTTCAGATAATCATTAAATTATCCAGAGTATTGCCAATCCTCATTTCCATGTGTCAAAATCTGCTCAAGCTTTATCAGAAGCCTACATCTACAACAGCAGGAACACAACAAATTTGAAAACAGGGATGGCTTATTCTGTACGAAGTATTGATAAGCACCAACACAAACGTTTTTATAATAATGCTGGGAGACAATTTAAATGCTAATTTCAAAATTCCTCAGAGGGTCAAGACAACGTGGCTGGCAGAATTAACTGTGCTCGGctgaaatctgatttgtttAAATTTCAGTATGCTGCTTTTACCTGAAACGTTGTGCCTGCTGTGCGAGGGGTCCTGGGTACCTTCGATTGGGCGACTGATACAGCTGGGACAGCAGTGCCTGACTGGTCTTCTGGCTTGGGTTGTTCGCAAACTTGACTGTAATGGGCTCAGTGGCACCAGGCGGTTTCTGACAGTTCAGACCTTTGATGGCCTCCTCAGCTTCAACTCGCCGGTCAAAACGAATAAAGCCAACACCTCTGGAAACACCTGAGCAGTGTATACAGTCATATTACTTTGATTCTCAATCTCAACAGCCATGAAAACATTCACTTCTGATGTACAGAATGAACTTCCAGTGTTTCCACTTTGTTTATGGCTCGAGGGGTTGCGGACGGGCACTAACACTTAAAATGATAGTGTTCATGCGTTTCttgaaaagcaaaatgaaatgaaagcgGTCAATATAACAACTGAGCAAGTGTtgccatcttcatcatcctgggTATGTTTAAAGAAACTCATTTCTGCCTGCTTTTCAGGTCAAATGTGACATATTTTCCAACATGCACGTTGTTAGCTCGTGGGAGCGTGCtccctcgtgtgtgtgtgtgcgtgcgcgcacgTTTCTGTGTGAGTATGTCACACAGTGGTGAAACTCCACCTGTGTGCGatacagagcagaggagaatcAAGTTGACATTTTATTACTAACACCCTTTGGAAACAATTGCTGGGTGCAAGGCATTGCTGCAGAGTGTATCACTGGtttgcaagtttttttttcttttattagaaGTGAGAAAAGTGTTGAATATTTAACCACAACATTCACATGAAGTTGATCATCTTAAAAGCATTTTATACAAGATATAAATTTGTGGATTTGCTGggcaatgtttaaaaaaaaaaaaaaaaaaaaaaaaaaaagacttatttCACCAACTTACATAtgatataaaacaaattttttaaaccacattttTTTGTATACACCAGAACACGGCAAACAAGAACAAATACCAAGAGCACAAAGGATAAGGTTGGCAATGCAAGAATTAATAACCATAGAAATATTCCCATGATGGGACAGAAGGGAGAAATGAGACCTATCCAAGATGGAAGCGTCCCACcaccaaatttttttttaaataatataaaaaaaataaaaccctctTTAGCAGTTGTGCTTTCCCTCTCTTTAAAGCTGAATCTCAGACTGCAAAACTGCAAGTTAGTTCTCTTGAAACacctttttttacatttgagaaATTAGGGCAGCAATTGAAATAATGCTTGACTGAAAGAGCTTGACTTTTAGCACAAAGGGACAGAACTACTGGGACATCATTTATTCGTGTTTTATAAAAGTTTTGCTGCCACATAAGCTGAGAACATAACTCTAAAGCCATTTAATTTTATGCCATGATATAGGCAGTGCATAGACACATTTGGAATGAAGACCAAGAAAAGGCAAGACCAGTCAGGAGGGAGATTGTAGGCAAAAATGATGCAGCATCAAGTCTTGCAACTTAAACACCCATTTCACATTCTATCCATCTATGCATATTTATGAACACCTCTAGTGGAAAATTGCATTTTGGGGGATGTGAAACCACTACCTCTGATATATTTCTCAGGACTGGCTGTGTCATTTTGTTAGGGAGTCAGTgtggagcagaggagaaggaaagatgaattgtgtatttaataaaaaaaaaaaaaaaaaaaaaaaaaaaaaaaaaaaaaaaaaaaagtctaggGGTGCAAAAACATGGGACAACTGTCACTTTCTACTTACCAGTCACCTGGTCCACCAGAATACGTGAGGTAATGATGCGTCCATACTGAGAGAAGAGCTGCTCCAGTTCTTTCTGAGTCATGGTCTTTGGCAAGCCACTGACGTACAAATTTGCATCTCTGATGGAGGCAGAACTTGGACGAGCATAGGAAACCTACAGGCAGAGGCAGTTCACATAAGCACTGGTATATTATCACTGCAACCAGTTAGAAGATGCAGCGATGAACTCGCAGACCATTACCAATCAGTGTAGAGTATTTATAACAATTTTGGTGCACTTGTTAAAATTAAGAGATGCTTACTGGCAATTAACCAGGCAGTTTATTCTGAAGGTTGGTGTTTACAGACTACATGATGGAGGAAAGCCACCAGATGAAAAGCTGCTCCCTATGgttgaatatttgaattattcCTAAGAGGCAAGACCATTTAGGAGGTTTTACTTGGTTAAATGAAAGCCAGCatgttatatatgttatatgCTCAGACCAAAGTAAGCAAATTTGACACAAATTGAGCAGATGGGATCATGATTGAGATGTTTCCCCGTAGCTATCAGACTCCATTAATGTGCAGgcatgagagaaagaaagtgaggaAATTAAGCAAACTGAGTTTCTAGCAACACAAGTCTGcattgttacacacacacacacacacacacacacacacagcgcctGCAACAGCAAACATTCCTGCTGTCACTGGCTGTTTGTGGCTAATAAATACAGACTGCAAAAACACTTCGCAGCTTTTTGTAGTATAAAATGCTACATAAGGCTTCCTGTTAATCCTAAAGGGAGGGACTACAGTTGTCAAAGACAAACACTATGGATTTATGGTTTCCCCATGGAGCATGactgaggccaaaaaaaaaaaaccaaaaaaaaaaaaaaaaaaccaaccatcTCATCTGAAATTTTACTAATTTACAATATACTTCTAGTCATagtatcattttcattttgagtaCCACCTTCCTGTCACAACCTGGTGGTGCAATCATTTGTTTGCTCTACGGTTTGTACTATTccatgcttttctttcattagaACAAATTTACAAATGACTGTTAACACTTGAATGGACAGTGACAAATCAGCATGCCCAGAAAAAGTTAACATGGCACTTTGCTGTCTATCACCTCAGTTGGAAATGTGACAGATAGATGCAGAGGCCAATCTAGACAGCTCTCATTtataaacaaattcaaaatttcTTGCAAACTGCTTTTGGATACTGCACTGCAACTGCCCTCCTACAACCAATGTCATCTATACCCATCTAAAATCATGAGGTAAGTGGAGGGACTCCAGCATCGGTCTCAAAACATGTAACATACATTTGTCCATAAATATAGACAACAGAACACAGAAGGGGAACAGACAGTCACCAAGACCCTGTGGATCAGTACATCATTACAGCCCTGAGTCTCTGTGCAACTCATGTTCAGTCTTGCTGATATTTCTACAATAAAGACTGATGGAGGGTTTGCAGTGGCCAATGAGACAAACAAGGAAGACAAAGATACTGTGCATAGTTAACAGTGTGCTGTGTCTTACCCTGTGTCTACTGTCTGCCGGTTCCTCTGACTTAACTATCAATTAACCAAACAGCACCATGGCTATTTAATTACAGTGTCAGACATGTTAAATGGTCTTATACAAAGCATCTTGCTGCAATCTTATGCAATGGATGAATTAAgaaagtatttttaattaaagcttcaaaaaaaaaaaaagaaaagaaaaaagggagggggtGTCCTTTTTGCTCTCAGATCAATAACACCACCACTTGGTCACCGTGTCTCAAACCTCAACCTCCTCATGCCCTGATGGGAGGCTTGACAAGAGAACACTAGAAGGCTAGCACTCCCTACCCATAGCCAGGCAACTTCCTCACTTCTCATCCCTCTCCCTCAGTCTCACCTTCACGCTACATTTGGTGCTAATATTTGCAAAGTATATTCCACCACCTCACTGGGGTTTATTTGCACTTCTGACAGAGCAGCAAGATCATTTTGGATGTGCAATATACAGAAATCCCCAACCCCATCTACTTTTGGGGGTATAACGTGAGGAAGATGTGTTCAATGTTTGATTCTCAGAAATAATGTGGTGCACAAGCCATTATAACATTCtacattcacacatttaattGTAAATTCAGAAATGGTCAAGCGTACAACTTACAAAATTGGTAACATTCAACCAAGATGTTCAATACTGAAGTGTACCAAAGATATTTAGTCTAATACCTTCTGTTCAACGTGAGGGGGCATCTGCCTAGCTCCTTGGACAGCCACTGTGAAATAATATCACATTTAATAATCTGGCTCCACCATCCACAAATCCTGCAGCACTATATGAAGCAAATTAGTTTTTCCACCAGCACAATGTGTGCTACATTGCCTGATGAATGCTAATGGCAGCCACCTCCCTGTAAAGGCATACAGCAGTGCTACAGCACATGCAACCATAGAAACAGTTCTGCTCTACTTGAGGCCCAGGCAAAGCTGCCTGTGCCCAGATTAACAATAGGCTCCCTTTCCACCCCACATTTCTCCAGCCTCATTATACTTCAACTCCAACCCAGAGAGCTAAACATTAATGGCATTTCTCGGATTTCTGTAAACAGTTACAGATGATGCCTGATTTCAGTGAATTTAATGTAACTATGATTGATTAACTGACTTACTGGAGGTTAGAGTGGACATGTCAAAGCCTGTTAGCAACTTAAAAGATGATAATCTTACCTTGATGGTTTTGGTCTGAAGTCTTAAGCCATTTAAAGTATTGATGGCTTTTTCTGCATCCTTCGGGTCCACGTAATTCACAAATCCATAGCCGAGACTCTGCCCTGCAAAGACAGGACCAGAAAACATCTCGTGTCACACTTTATAGGTAAAACATGACTGCTGAATACAAACCATCAACGCACAGCTCGTGTATAGACAAAACCTTTTATTAGAAATTGGTGAATGACATCACTTctgtttcattcaaaaaaaaaaaaaaaaaaaaaaaaaaaaaaaaaaaggacaaaggttCAGTAATACAAGGACACATATGAACAGTCAGTCTATTTCTTatccagcagagcaggaagaatACATGAAGTAAAAAGTCCACTTTCAACAAATAACTACATGGATCACCACCTGTAGTAAATGCTAAACCAACTCTTTgacaaaaatgtcttaaatttaaaatgacaagCAATTGCTCTTCTCTCACACTGACTCATCTGAGTGTGCAGTAGCTAAGGCGCAATGTGTTCCCCTCTCTCTACAGTTTATCTCTAAAATGTACAATAGATTGACACCCACTCTTTATGTGCACAGACGCAATTCAATTTCCTCCACCCACACTGCTGGGTCTCTCCACAATTCTACTGCCGGTCAAGTTCACCAGCTCAAGCAGTTCCAGCATATTAATACAGTACATAAGCAACTTGAATTTTCATCAACTTGACGAGATCAGATGTAGGAAATATTTTCATGCAGCAAAATGACTGTGCTTGTAATGAGGAATTCAAATAGTTTCCAAACTTGTCTGtgcaattaacattttttttttaaatcaagtttgattacaaattttaaattcataGCCAGTATCACACATTTTCTCATACTGCATtgtaaaatgaatatattggtgtattggtgggggggggcagggagaCACCCAACTGTGAAATTCTGCCTCCAGCATTGCTATTAAGTAAGCTGTACATACGATAGCATACTGGTTTATCTGTCTTCCCACTATGAGTCATTGTTCTCATGGGTTGTTCAGCTGTGATCAAGTGAAGTTCATAAACTTCATTTCACCTTGCATCTCAGGGACTTGAATAGCCAGGAGAAACACACAGCCTTTGAAATAAGCTGGTGAAATGACACTTTTACTTAAACCTGGAGGGCAAATTGCCTGCCACACTGTCCTACTATAAATGCTTCACATGGTCATGCTACGCCCTTGATGTCTTCCTATGGAATGGCAAATATCTGCTACGGCCGCTGCTATAACTGGGAGAGGCAGTAAGCTAGtatgcattttcaaaaacagacaactgCACCCAGGCTCCATTAAAAGACTAGTGCTGCCCATAGTGGGaggaaaatgacacaaagactAAGCCGCTGCAGCAGTAACAGCAGCCAAGGCGAGAACATTTAAAGCAAAGAGGAAGCATGCATCTCTCTGGTGATTACTTAGCATCTGATGTAGCACCAATACACAGATGTAGGCTGGCTTAAATCCATTGCCACAGGGCCAAGGGAGAGACAAAAGCAACATAGTCTGGAGGGGATATGGTTTATGTAGtgcaaaaactgaaatcagagCATCGTTCCTGAGAAATGACTCGGAGGCTCTAAATAACATTAAGAGCCAAGTCCCTCCCCCAACTGAGTCTCAAGTCAGTTTTTCCTGCCCTAATTCAAGCTTTCATTGGTTAAAACAGTTCTAATTTAACTACTTATCCTATAGTAGAGTTAGTGTTGCGTCGAAacaattaaaactgaaactgttATACACAGTAAATGTATGCATTTACCTcaaaagaatcttttttttttaactcaggtTGTTTGACAGGACATCTACATAATTTCAAGCTTAGAACACCATTTAACTGCTTACTTTTGTATTTCTTTAATAACGCTATTTTTAATATGACTGACTCTGGAAATGTGCCATAAACAGGCCCCACTGACACGCTAAAAGTGTGTTAGAAATTAAGGAGAATTTTTCCAGTTATGTTTAAATTTCCAACAACTGGATTACAAGCTCAACATGACTAAAATGCCACACGTGCACAACAGTTCTGCTAAAAAACCGACATGGATGCagagtgcaaaacaaaaacttgacaGTCACAATACGATCTCATGAGAAGCATAGGAACAAGAGTATATTACACACAAATGGGAAACTTTTTTGCTgcctttaaaataattaaacttaAATGGCAAGACCCCAATATGTGGTCTTATATTGTGTTGCATGAAGCAAAAATGTCTGGTCACTTAAAATGCCAGAAAAGCACACTTAATGGGGGTAAACATATCTGGTTTGCCGTTTGGTCTGTGCGATTGAAGcatatttttttacaatttcatgCCTGGATGATCCAAAATAAATGggcttttttccttttatgatTCACAATGATTACAAACGAAGGCTCCATTCAATGTTGGGGAtccaaacattttttcattagAAAAGTTGCCCTCCCTTTTTACTCAGCTATATTGCTTTTACTCCAGTGGTCCTTCATGCAAAACTAAATATAATCTAGTTAGACATACATTAGCCTTTGAAATAGACATTTCACTCAaggacatacacacaaaagaaaaaacagtctGCAAGGTCAAAATGCCTGATTAGATATACTTGTATTCTATGCTTTATAATTTTGACAACATCCATGTCAACAAAGTAAGAAGAAAGGTGAAATAGAGGAACCTAGTGCTTtagggggggggagaaaaaaaaaaaaaaaaaaaaaaaggccaactgagattaaaactaattttcacATGTTAGTCAATAGTGATGTGTCCGCAGGAGATCAACAGAAGACACTTTTCTATTTAAGCCATTTGCCAAATTAGTTTACATTAGTACCTCCCTTTTTATTGGAATAAGGGCATATTAATGCTTGAAGTtcttttcagtcagtcagattaaaaaaaaaaaaaagggttccTTTACATCCTACACTAAAATTACTTTGAGTGCAATGTTGATACATACTGCATCATATGCAACATATCAAGTTTCATATTAACAGATTATATTAAATCTGTTATAGTCACCCAAGCAGAATGtacacaacacattttaaaacgAAAAATCACTCGTTATTTCAGCTCAACCAATTTCACACATTActaaatgcatttcttttatgTTATTCAATGATATTCCATGAAAGATGTAACACTtggctacttttttttttttttttaaattggcatGCCAAAAGTAAATTCTGTAAATACTTTGATAGTCATTGTTTAATTAGGCCACACATtcttttgcaaaaacaaaacccttgACTGATGGCCAATGTTCTGCTAACATTTGGTGccagtggagagagaggagaggggggaaaaaaaaaaaaaaaaaaaaaaaaaaaaaaaaaaagccttaattTATACAGTCCTTGCAGTGCAACAAAAAGTTGATGTATCGCTTAAATTGGTTTCTTAAGGAACACCAAAAGGAGCACAGCAGCACATAGATACAATTCAGCTACACTTTTAGCACAGTTTAAGACTTTACAGTTAAGACTGCAATAATTTGTTGGAAAATCTAATAATCACTTAAAGACATTCCTGTGAATACTGGCCAAATGCACATAAGTGCTGTGAAACAATTTTTCAAAGCCAGATGTGATGGGGGTCACATCTTCCTTGTTAATTCACATAAAGGTGACACCCTTGGCGACTTAAAGTAAAGATAATCTATAATTGTCAAAGTTCTAGCGTCTTAGCTCACCAATTATTCTGAGTAAGAGCCCTCTGTCCCCCAGCTTCCTTTCAAAGGGATACATTCACTCAGCCAGGGATGTTGATGTTTCAGGATCACATGCAAATTGAACAGATGTGTCTACACATCCTTAAGAAGGCCAGACCAGCTCATGTGCGTCACCACTGCACTGTGTTCTATGGAGCAGATGGAGGAAATTCTTGGTAACCTTGACCAAAACAGCAAGAACACAGAAGCCACAGCCGTTATCTACTTGTTCATGTCACGAGCCATGTCAATGAATACCTCTacatgctgctgctccaaccattaacacacactgaagttATATGCAAGTCCATTCAGGCCTGTCCATGTGAGGAGTGTAACAGGACATTAATAAAGAGGTTGCCACTCAAGCACAGAAATACTTTTCTTGTATATAGTATTTGTTTCAATTTCCATAGGGGCCACTCTCTTGGAAATCCAATTTTAACTCATGGCGCTAGTATCGCTCtccaaataaaagcagcatatAATCACAATTGTTGTTCCTTATGATGACATTGGGCAGGTTTTACAATGGCTTATTGGCGAAGATAACCCTATCTCTACAATGAGATGCGGAAAGATTGCCTTATGCGCAATAAGATGACCTCTGCATATATTAGGGACAGCAGTCCATATATTATGACGCTAGACAACGTATACAGGGAGGAAAATCACATACTATGCATGCATAGTTAAAGGCACTTTAACATGGCCAAATCTGTTAGTAGGGCCCCACTGATGTACAATTTGGTTTCGATATTATTGTCGGTGGCTAGTTTGTGTTCATTATTTACAACTTATTTTAAATCTAGCTTATTTGATGTTTGAGAACCTAATGGCAAAATAAATCCACATACTGACAATAAATGCAGTAAATATAGCAATGGCTGAGCCAAAGCTACAAATCACTCATAGCAATGCAATCAGATGTATTACCTGTTATTTTGTCTCGAACTAGTTTACAGGACTCAATTTCTCCGATGCTCCCAAACAAACTCTTCAGCTCCTCTTGAGTCATGTTCTGAGGCAGATAGTTGACTATCAAGTTAGTTTTACTGTCCTCTATGCTCCCTGATTCTACAGGTGAGGAACAGTTGTTTGAGATTGTTGAAGGACCGTTGCTTGTGTTGTTGCAAGTTGGCCCATTGGACAGCTGTGTTTCCATGGCAGCAATTACCTGctaaagaaacagaagaaaaataaagtcaaaaccacatgcttaaaaaaaatacaagataGTTAAAAAAGGACGCTCTTCACACACTGAAGCATTGCTTTGTAGGTGACTTTaactgaacacatttttcttcattttaataatgaaaGCATACTGCATTTAAATTGCAAGAAACAGGTCTAAAGTACTGactgtaaaacaacaaaaaaaaagaaaccttcaAGATAGAAAACATTGTAGATTgtcacatttattaaaaatagatgTAATACTGTGACTGAACTGTGAatacttaaccctaacccactccCCTCAGAACACATTGGAGTAAGTTTTTCATCAATATGTTGCTGGATGTGAAGTATTATATcttaaatttccattttaagtgtggggaggggggggaaaaaaaaaaataaataaatactcgACAAAGAATTCCCTCTCTGCCATTCATGATTGCTGCATCTGGGCAAACACaagagacttaaaaaaaaaaaaaaaaaaaaaaaaggcactgaaTCTATTCATCTGTCAGGACCTCAACATTGGAAAACAATATTAAAGTTTAGGTGGGATGGATAAAAATATCAAAGTTGAAAATGGTGACCAAAAATAAACTACATGTACAAAGCAGCACCAAAATTTCATCCATCAGTGCGAGCTTGTTGGACAACAGGCCTTGTACGATAGTGAAGCCAACCAGTAAGATACAATGTATGAAGAGTCATCCTTTATTAACGGAGTCACCATGTGCAAAAAGCAGATCAGTGTCATCACAACGATACACAACAATATTCTTGGCAAttacatttttactcatttgtgCACAGGCACCATGACATTGAAAAAAAGTACTTCTATAATATATCAGTAGCAGACAGGTTTAGACCATACCAATAGGAGTAAAACATTAACTTTGGAGCTTTTCATACACTAAACCCAAGTGCCTCACTTCCAAATTGAACACATGATGAATTTGGTCTGAACGtcaaaatatgacacagctaACATCATTGGTATGGCCTGAGCACTGAGTCAAAGCAGGCcgtaagattaaaaaaaataaataaaaaaaaaagtgccacaGACCCCAGTCCAAGGCTCAGGTGCCCACGAACCACTTCTAAGCAGAGAAGCCACATCGCACAGTCTGACTGCCATGTTAGTTTGGAGTTGCCGTCTGAaaatgtggacaaaaaaaaacaaaaaccaaacaaaaaaaacaaaaacaacaaaaaaaaaaaaaaaaagaaaaaaaaaaagcacttcatGTTAGAtcaacaagaacaaaagcaaCAGTCAGAGGTGATCACATGTCATTGCTGGGGAGAGGAGAAGGCggctattttttttcccctctcttgtCGAACCAAGCTGTCCATGCAGATTGTCGTAAACTAGGGAGAACACAATAGGTAATCTCTTAGTCTCAATTCATCTTCAGTGAATCTAGGCGCAAACAGCAGAACTGAG
Proteins encoded:
- the elavl2 gene encoding ELAV-like protein 2 isoform X1 gives rise to the protein MAVRLCDVASLLRSGSWAPEPWTGVIAAMETQLSNGPTCNNTSNGPSTISNNCSSPVESGSIEDSKTNLIVNYLPQNMTQEELKSLFGSIGEIESCKLVRDKITGQSLGYGFVNYVDPKDAEKAINTLNGLRLQTKTIKVSYARPSSASIRDANLYVSGLPKTMTQKELEQLFSQYGRIITSRILVDQVTGVSRGVGFIRFDRRVEAEEAIKGLNCQKPPGATEPITVKFANNPSQKTSQALLSQLYQSPNRRYPGPLAQQAQRFRLDNLLNMAYGVKSRFSPMAIDGVTSLAGINIPGHAGTGWCIFVYNLAPDADESILWQMFGPFGAVTNVKVIRDFNTNKCKGFGFVTMTNYDEAAVAIASLNGYRLGDRVLQVSFKTNKTHKA
- the elavl2 gene encoding ELAV-like protein 2 isoform X2 is translated as METQLSNGPTCNNTSNGPSTISNNCSSPVESGSIEDSKTNLIVNYLPQNMTQEELKSLFGSIGEIESCKLVRDKITGQSLGYGFVNYVDPKDAEKAINTLNGLRLQTKTIKVSYARPSSASIRDANLYVSGLPKTMTQKELEQLFSQYGRIITSRILVDQVTGVSRGVGFIRFDRRVEAEEAIKGLNCQKPPGATEPITVKFANNPSQKTSQALLSQLYQSPNRRYPGPLAQQAQRFRLDNLLNMAYGVKRNFSLLLRFSPMAIDGVTSLAGINIPGHAGTGWCIFVYNLAPDADESILWQMFGPFGAVTNVKVIRDFNTNKCKGFGFVTMTNYDEAAVAIASLNGYRLGDRVLQVSFKTNKTHKA